In one Brevibacillus composti genomic region, the following are encoded:
- a CDS encoding aspartate aminotransferase family protein, producing MDWRLLDEQYIVSTYKRLPIAIAKGEGNYLYDTHGKRYLDLFTGLAVNALGHSHPSILRALREQGESFLHISNVFLNPPAIRLAQRLIEQTIPGKVFFTNSGAEATEAAIKLIHKWTAAEGAGRAGIVVLKNSFHGRTLGALRLTRQPHVYQDFPQPAFPVYELDAGDLEELRKVCEEQRPAAVLLEPVLGSGGVVPLPALYLQGIGEVCQRTGTLFAIDEIQTGMGRTGKLFAYQHAGVRPDLILFAKAVGGGLPLGGVIAGERVQDLFKPGDHGTTFAPSPLSAALGNAVLDELLDPVFQTRLQDVIDYLWERLGQLVSRYPKLLQPLRGKGMMIGIPLHASAEEASRLQQNLLDKGILVDVTQKTIVRLLPPLTLARQDVDRFIEAMGREIEKLAAAKEE from the coding sequence ATGGACTGGCGTTTGCTGGATGAACAATATATCGTCTCCACCTATAAACGGCTCCCGATCGCAATCGCGAAGGGAGAAGGCAATTACTTGTACGATACCCATGGAAAAAGGTATCTGGACCTGTTTACGGGGCTGGCCGTCAACGCTCTCGGCCACTCACACCCGAGTATTCTCCGGGCGCTCCGGGAGCAGGGAGAGAGCTTTTTGCACATCTCCAACGTCTTTCTGAACCCTCCGGCCATCCGGTTGGCGCAGCGGCTGATCGAGCAGACGATTCCGGGAAAGGTATTTTTCACCAATTCCGGAGCGGAAGCGACAGAGGCGGCGATCAAGCTGATTCATAAGTGGACGGCAGCCGAAGGCGCTGGACGAGCCGGTATCGTCGTTCTCAAGAACAGCTTTCACGGACGCACGCTGGGAGCTTTGCGCCTAACCCGGCAGCCTCATGTCTATCAGGACTTTCCGCAGCCGGCTTTTCCCGTGTACGAGCTGGATGCGGGCGATCTGGAAGAGCTGCGGAAAGTCTGCGAAGAGCAGAGACCTGCCGCGGTTCTGCTGGAGCCGGTACTTGGCTCGGGCGGTGTCGTGCCTTTGCCTGCCCTGTATTTGCAGGGAATCGGCGAAGTTTGCCAGAGGACCGGCACGCTGTTTGCCATCGATGAGATTCAGACCGGGATGGGGCGGACCGGGAAGCTGTTCGCGTACCAGCATGCAGGAGTAAGGCCGGACCTGATCCTCTTTGCCAAGGCGGTCGGGGGCGGGCTGCCGCTCGGCGGCGTAATCGCGGGCGAACGCGTGCAGGACTTGTTCAAGCCGGGAGATCACGGCACGACATTCGCGCCGTCGCCGCTCTCTGCCGCGCTGGGGAATGCAGTTCTGGACGAGCTGCTCGATCCCGTCTTTCAAACCCGGCTGCAGGATGTGATCGATTACCTGTGGGAACGCCTGGGACAGCTAGTCAGCCGTTATCCGAAGCTCTTGCAGCCGCTTCGCGGAAAGGGCATGATGATCGGCATTCCGCTCCATGCTTCGGCGGAAGAAGCGAGCCGCCTGCAGCAAAACCTGCTGGATAAGGGGATATTGGTCGATGTGACGCAGAAGACGATCGTCAGACTGCTCCCGCCGCTGACGCTTGCCAGACAGGATGTGGACCGCTTCATCGAGGCGATGGGCCGCGAGATCGAAAAGCTCGCTGCCGCAAAGGAGGAGTAG
- a CDS encoding N-acetyldiaminopimelate deacetylase, with protein sequence MAVSTFAGIRRELHQIPEPGFAEFKTQRYLLDYLAKLPADRLSIKTWKTGILARIAGKNPKKTIAWRADMDGLPIAEETSYPFRSQHEGYMHACGHDLHMAIGLGILTHFVQHPIDDDLLFLFQPAEEGPGGAQPMMESEEFREWKPDCIFALHIAPEYPAGHIATKPGILFANTSELMIDLVGKGGHAAFPHLANDMVVAASHLVTQLQSVISRNVNPLDSAVITIGKIDGGTRQNIIAEKARLEGTIRTFSMESMARVKARIEALVRGVEEGFSCKAQIDYGCGYAQVYNHEALTLQFMDWMQRTQPERTLVHCSEAMTGEDFGFFLTEIPGFMFWLGANTPYGLHHAKIEPDEQAIDVAIDVVTKYFTWLSSQDALLG encoded by the coding sequence ATGGCTGTTTCCACATTTGCCGGCATCCGCCGAGAATTGCACCAGATACCGGAACCGGGCTTTGCCGAATTTAAGACGCAGCGCTATCTGCTCGATTACCTGGCGAAGCTCCCTGCCGATCGCCTGTCGATCAAGACCTGGAAAACAGGGATCTTGGCCCGGATCGCCGGAAAAAATCCGAAAAAGACGATCGCCTGGCGCGCGGACATGGACGGACTGCCGATCGCGGAGGAGACCTCCTATCCTTTCCGTTCGCAGCATGAAGGCTACATGCACGCCTGCGGACATGATCTGCACATGGCGATCGGTCTCGGAATCTTGACCCATTTTGTCCAGCACCCGATTGACGATGACCTTCTCTTTCTCTTCCAGCCTGCCGAGGAAGGACCGGGCGGCGCACAGCCGATGATGGAGAGCGAGGAGTTTCGCGAGTGGAAGCCTGACTGCATCTTCGCCCTGCACATCGCTCCGGAGTATCCGGCCGGCCATATCGCGACCAAGCCGGGCATCTTGTTTGCCAACACGTCCGAGCTGATGATCGACCTCGTGGGAAAAGGGGGACATGCGGCATTCCCGCACCTGGCCAATGACATGGTGGTGGCCGCCAGCCATCTGGTGACGCAGCTGCAATCCGTCATTTCCCGCAATGTGAACCCGCTTGATTCCGCCGTGATTACCATCGGCAAAATCGATGGCGGCACACGCCAGAATATTATCGCCGAGAAAGCCAGACTGGAAGGCACCATCCGCACGTTTTCCATGGAGTCCATGGCACGGGTAAAAGCGCGGATCGAAGCCCTGGTCCGCGGCGTGGAAGAAGGCTTTTCGTGCAAAGCCCAGATCGACTACGGCTGCGGGTATGCACAGGTATACAACCACGAAGCACTGACGCTACAGTTTATGGACTGGATGCAGCGCACCCAGCCGGAGCGGACGCTCGTACACTGCTCGGAAGCGATGACCGGCGAAGACTTCGGATTCTTTTTGACAGAGATCCCCGGGTTTATGTTTTGGCTCGGAGCCAATACCCCGTACGGTCTGCACCACGCCAAAATCGAGCCTGACGAACAGGCCATAGACGTGGCCATCGATGTGGTAACCAAGTACTTCACGTGGCTGTCCAGCCAAGATGCCCTCCTCGGATAA
- a CDS encoding DUF4912 domain-containing protein has product METNPPRSSTDIDGPSIQIAWKDEQSILAKWHMPKEFEQEMERKYAIPFAELPFVLRLFDVTDRNEIRNDGTDLYTDFDINHRSSEWILYGVTQGLQYCVDLGIRMVDGRFYSLSRSQSI; this is encoded by the coding sequence ATGGAGACAAATCCCCCGCGGTCATCCACAGACATTGACGGCCCGAGTATACAAATTGCCTGGAAAGATGAACAATCCATCTTGGCGAAATGGCATATGCCCAAAGAGTTTGAGCAGGAGATGGAGCGCAAGTACGCGATTCCCTTTGCCGAACTGCCATTTGTACTCCGCCTATTTGATGTGACGGACCGCAACGAGATTCGCAATGACGGCACAGATCTTTACACAGATTTCGACATCAACCATCGATCCTCGGAATGGATCCTCTACGGTGTCACGCAGGGACTGCAATACTGTGTGGATCTCGGCATTCGCATGGTTGATGGTAGATTTTATTCGCTGTCTCGATCTCAATCGATTTGA
- a CDS encoding TolB family protein has translation MKRGRIRGLLAAVLLTSSLWGGTSAYAASEIRVDGNQPAVSSAGIDISYDYAVWILQGENTITLYDIYDSRETKIGNKSSKKTEPKVDGEYVAWIDDRHGGADVYVYDIRKDRETRITSGRTEATQLELAEDKIVWVDERDGNVYLYDLKTGVEKQVSKSGKASSPTVSRSYVAWEDKRNKNSDIYYYDISREREYQATSKSANEGKPSLYDDQIIYEYDKGSDTDIHLYEIGRDRDDQLTDSSDDELMPHMNEDYFIYVEGNNLILGDVTRPSRASVIEKGIHSRIQPRIAGDFVLFVKRDRDDNLTLHMYDTEDEELVPIGGMGGEPSQPHGDDRYVVYINEAGKYTSVVLSDLEKRTSKIISQANRDASRPLVSSPYVVWFDDRDETLVAYNIRTGKLSAPIGGNDYPNPDMYELVGNHLLWVNDGRRQSIMLTDLSTGETEDLASLREQPLAIGINDEYAMWVTGGGRTSSIILYDLRRGREEEIRRNVDVKGAALGEDYVVWSEYSDSTNSYDLFYYDLYRQRSNSMIRWTDKDQINPQMSRNVVLFENNRLSGKSNAFYYELYDLDEDNFLDEPWSDDAEMEEVRMGGNRVVWIDTRGSKTGVYTGAFASPRDDDDDDNGGTQPDDYTDYDLMKSLTDEDFVDELVKYDISKVYFVFNVGTSKEKTLLFMEGLNDLDLFFKLFEESPADKVVIRAYH, from the coding sequence ATGAAGCGAGGACGCATCCGGGGATTGTTGGCGGCTGTTTTGCTGACTTCTTCCCTCTGGGGCGGAACGTCGGCTTACGCTGCGAGCGAAATCCGGGTTGATGGAAACCAGCCTGCTGTTTCCAGTGCAGGCATTGACATTTCCTATGACTATGCCGTTTGGATTTTGCAGGGAGAAAACACCATCACCCTGTATGATATCTATGACTCCAGAGAGACCAAGATCGGCAACAAGTCGTCCAAAAAGACAGAGCCCAAGGTAGACGGAGAATATGTCGCCTGGATCGACGACCGTCACGGCGGTGCCGATGTCTACGTGTACGATATCAGAAAAGACAGAGAGACGCGGATCACCAGCGGCCGTACGGAAGCCACCCAATTGGAACTGGCCGAAGACAAGATCGTCTGGGTTGATGAGAGAGACGGCAATGTCTATCTCTACGATCTGAAGACAGGGGTCGAAAAGCAAGTCTCGAAAAGCGGGAAAGCCAGCAGCCCCACTGTGTCCCGATCTTATGTCGCCTGGGAAGACAAGCGGAACAAGAACTCCGATATCTACTACTACGACATCAGCAGAGAGCGTGAATACCAGGCTACTTCCAAGTCGGCGAATGAAGGAAAACCTTCCCTCTACGACGATCAGATCATCTATGAATATGACAAAGGGAGCGATACCGACATCCATCTCTATGAGATTGGCCGGGATCGTGACGATCAGCTGACCGACAGCTCCGACGATGAGCTGATGCCGCACATGAATGAAGACTATTTTATTTATGTGGAAGGAAACAACCTGATCCTCGGCGATGTGACCCGTCCGTCGAGAGCATCGGTCATTGAGAAAGGGATCCATTCCCGCATTCAGCCTCGCATTGCAGGAGACTTCGTTCTCTTCGTAAAAAGGGATCGCGATGACAACTTGACTCTCCATATGTATGACACCGAAGACGAAGAGCTTGTCCCGATCGGGGGCATGGGCGGCGAACCATCTCAGCCGCACGGAGATGACCGCTATGTTGTCTACATAAACGAAGCCGGCAAATACACCAGCGTTGTTCTCTCTGATCTGGAGAAGCGTACCAGCAAAATCATCAGTCAAGCGAACAGAGACGCAAGTCGTCCGCTGGTCAGCAGTCCGTACGTGGTCTGGTTTGATGACCGTGACGAGACGCTGGTGGCGTACAATATCCGCACTGGAAAGCTGAGTGCTCCCATCGGCGGAAACGATTATCCAAACCCCGACATGTACGAGCTGGTTGGCAACCACCTGCTCTGGGTCAACGATGGCCGTCGTCAAAGCATTATGCTGACGGATCTTTCTACGGGAGAGACAGAGGATTTGGCCTCCCTGCGAGAACAGCCGCTTGCCATAGGCATTAATGATGAATACGCGATGTGGGTGACAGGCGGAGGCAGAACCAGCTCCATCATCTTGTACGATCTTCGCCGCGGTAGAGAAGAGGAAATTCGCAGAAATGTGGATGTCAAAGGGGCAGCCTTGGGAGAAGATTACGTCGTATGGAGCGAGTACTCCGATTCCACCAATTCCTATGACTTGTTCTATTACGACTTGTATCGCCAGCGGTCCAATTCGATGATTCGCTGGACAGATAAAGACCAAATTAACCCGCAGATGTCGCGCAATGTCGTTCTCTTTGAAAACAACCGTCTGTCCGGCAAATCCAATGCCTTCTACTATGAATTGTATGATTTGGATGAAGACAACTTCTTGGACGAACCATGGTCAGATGATGCCGAGATGGAAGAAGTGCGCATGGGCGGCAATCGGGTAGTCTGGATCGACACCAGGGGTTCCAAGACAGGGGTTTATACCGGTGCATTTGCCAGCCCGAGGGACGATGACGATGACGACAACGGCGGCACGCAGCCGGATGATTATACGGACTACGATCTCATGAAATCACTGACAGATGAAGATTTCGTCGATGAGCTTGTCAAGTATGACATATCAAAAGTGTATTTCGTGTTTAACGTAGGAACGAGCAAAGAAAAGACGCTCCTTTTCATGGAGGGGCTGAACGATCTCGATCTATTCTTCAAGTTGTTTGAAGAATCTCCTGCAGACAAAGTGGTCATTCGAGCGTACCATTAA
- the dapD gene encoding 2,3,4,5-tetrahydropyridine-2,6-dicarboxylate N-acetyltransferase — MNQMNAQEIISFIQKSEKKTPVKVYLKGDVDHLDFGPNAKAFISGGAGVVFGEWKEIQPVLEQHADKIADYVVESDRRNSAIPLLDTKQIQARIEPGAIIREHVSIGNNAVIMMGATINIGAVIGEGTMIDMNAVVGGRGTIGKNCHIGAGAVIAGVIEPPSALPVVIEDDVVVGANAVVLEGIRVGKGSVVAAGAVVIEDVPPNVVVAGTPARVIKQIDEKTRSKTEIKQELRQL; from the coding sequence ATGAACCAGATGAATGCCCAAGAAATTATTTCGTTTATCCAGAAAAGCGAAAAGAAGACCCCGGTAAAGGTCTACCTCAAAGGGGACGTGGACCATCTTGACTTCGGGCCGAACGCCAAGGCTTTTATCAGCGGCGGCGCGGGGGTCGTCTTCGGAGAGTGGAAGGAAATTCAGCCGGTGCTGGAGCAGCATGCCGACAAAATCGCCGATTACGTCGTGGAGAGCGACCGCCGGAATTCGGCCATTCCGCTGCTCGACACCAAGCAGATTCAGGCGCGGATCGAGCCGGGCGCCATCATTCGCGAGCACGTCAGCATCGGAAACAACGCCGTGATCATGATGGGCGCGACGATCAATATCGGAGCTGTGATCGGCGAAGGCACCATGATCGACATGAACGCGGTCGTAGGCGGCCGCGGAACCATCGGGAAGAATTGCCACATCGGTGCCGGCGCAGTTATCGCCGGCGTAATTGAACCGCCATCCGCCTTGCCTGTTGTGATCGAAGACGATGTCGTCGTCGGCGCCAACGCCGTCGTGCTGGAGGGCATCCGCGTCGGAAAAGGCTCTGTGGTGGCCGCGGGCGCCGTCGTCATCGAGGATGTGCCGCCAAATGTGGTCGTCGCCGGGACGCCTGCCCGCGTAATCAAGCAAATCGACGAGAAGACACGCTCCAAGACGGAGATCAAGCAGGAGTTGCGACAACTCTAA
- a CDS encoding alpha/beta hydrolase, with translation MQGYSHTWPVEEPRASIVLVHGAGEHHGRYAHVAAAFGAQGIEVVTGDLPGWGRSAGRKGHIDSFSQYLDTVQSWVGAAVEKANGAYPVFLLGHSMGGLVSVRFIQRGDGTTGLAGVLLSSPCLELKVPVPPWKARLAGWLDKGWPTLRLASGISPEMVSRDPVVQQAYVSDPLQYPKVSVRWFQELHRAMEAAWAERERLSIPALVLQAGDDALVNADAVERFTAGLPGDVTFRRYPGMRHELLNEPEKDEVLHTMIAWMQQHGL, from the coding sequence ATGCAGGGGTATTCGCATACATGGCCGGTGGAGGAGCCGCGGGCCTCCATCGTATTGGTGCACGGTGCGGGAGAGCATCACGGGCGGTACGCCCATGTGGCAGCAGCATTCGGAGCGCAGGGGATCGAGGTAGTCACCGGGGACTTGCCGGGCTGGGGCCGCTCTGCCGGCCGCAAGGGGCATATTGACAGCTTTTCACAATACCTCGATACCGTTCAGAGTTGGGTCGGTGCCGCTGTAGAAAAAGCAAACGGGGCCTATCCCGTCTTTCTGCTCGGGCACAGCATGGGCGGACTGGTATCGGTTCGCTTCATCCAGCGCGGGGACGGGACTACAGGCCTGGCGGGGGTCCTCCTCAGTTCTCCTTGCCTGGAGTTGAAAGTGCCGGTCCCGCCCTGGAAGGCACGTCTTGCCGGTTGGCTGGATAAAGGCTGGCCGACGCTGCGCCTCGCGAGCGGCATCTCGCCGGAAATGGTGTCGCGCGACCCTGTGGTGCAACAAGCCTATGTCTCCGACCCGCTGCAATATCCAAAAGTAAGCGTTCGCTGGTTTCAGGAGCTGCATCGAGCCATGGAGGCGGCGTGGGCAGAGCGTGAGCGGTTGTCGATTCCGGCTCTCGTGCTTCAGGCGGGAGATGACGCCCTCGTCAATGCCGATGCGGTCGAGCGCTTCACAGCCGGCCTGCCGGGGGACGTCACGTTTCGAAGATACCCGGGTATGCGGCATGAGCTTTTGAACGAGCCCGAAAAAGACGAGGTGCTCCACACGATGATCGCGTGGATGCAACAGCATGGTTTGTGA
- a CDS encoding MarR family winged helix-turn-helix transcriptional regulator, which produces MQEVSIRNIYETLNTMRAIDVVNKEDWERAAKEAELDSSVQLNILWIIYCYEGVRVTQIAEWTFWHPSSIVIHIKKLVEKGMVAIEKSELDGRVVHVYPTCKGKQVIETSRQRVPSIFRLTYALEKLEERYSSAVVELFFECLSFVAQTLHGAEKVRWIQEGEDRVPERHSLII; this is translated from the coding sequence ATGCAGGAGGTATCCATACGAAACATTTATGAGACATTAAATACGATGCGCGCCATTGACGTCGTGAATAAAGAGGACTGGGAGCGGGCAGCCAAAGAGGCGGAGCTCGATTCCTCCGTACAATTAAATATATTATGGATTATCTATTGCTACGAGGGAGTCCGGGTTACCCAGATCGCCGAATGGACATTCTGGCACCCGTCTTCGATCGTGATCCACATCAAGAAGCTGGTGGAAAAAGGGATGGTCGCCATTGAGAAATCAGAGCTGGACGGGCGTGTCGTCCATGTCTATCCGACATGCAAGGGGAAGCAGGTGATCGAGACGAGCAGACAGAGAGTTCCGTCGATTTTCCGCCTCACCTATGCCTTGGAAAAGCTGGAGGAAAGGTACAGCTCGGCGGTTGTGGAGCTTTTCTTCGAATGCCTCTCTTTTGTCGCCCAGACCCTGCACGGGGCGGAAAAGGTCCGCTGGATTCAAGAAGGGGAAGACCGCGTCCCCGAGCGGCACTCGCTGATCATTTAA
- a CDS encoding EcsC family protein, producing MEDRETLSRMLTEIEKWESDQKDLWFWEKLGRLPFVFLDRLTPGIVKEKLGTAVDELTAFLESGGKYLVREEDVASRFRKAFPEVQSGAEGASAVSPYSVMQMNQVAAELRDSRSNFAAVQGATTGFGGLFTLAIDIPLLLGTSLKVLQEMALCYGFRPDEKRERLFIVKCLQFASSDIVGKRAILEELSQFDEPAAQRAVLSQLQGWREVVITYTENFGWKKLFQLVPIAGMIFGAYLNRSSIRDVAEAGMMLYQKRRILQRLRDETHPPPASPTHPQ from the coding sequence ATGGAAGATCGAGAGACGCTCTCCCGGATGCTGACGGAGATCGAGAAATGGGAGTCGGATCAGAAAGATTTGTGGTTTTGGGAAAAGCTGGGGAGGCTTCCCTTCGTTTTTCTGGATCGGCTCACCCCCGGCATCGTGAAGGAAAAATTGGGCACCGCCGTCGATGAGCTGACTGCCTTTCTGGAGTCGGGCGGCAAGTACCTGGTGCGCGAGGAGGATGTGGCTTCGCGCTTCCGCAAAGCGTTTCCGGAAGTGCAAAGCGGCGCGGAGGGGGCGAGTGCCGTCAGCCCCTATTCGGTCATGCAAATGAATCAAGTGGCCGCCGAATTGCGCGATTCCCGGAGCAACTTTGCAGCCGTGCAGGGCGCGACCACCGGATTTGGCGGGCTGTTTACCCTCGCGATCGACATCCCGCTCTTGCTCGGGACATCGCTCAAGGTCCTGCAGGAGATGGCTCTCTGCTACGGGTTTCGCCCGGATGAAAAGCGGGAGAGACTGTTTATCGTCAAATGTCTGCAGTTCGCTTCCTCCGACATCGTCGGGAAACGGGCGATTCTGGAGGAACTGTCGCAATTTGACGAGCCTGCGGCACAGCGGGCTGTCCTCTCGCAGCTGCAGGGCTGGCGCGAAGTGGTGATTACGTATACTGAGAACTTCGGCTGGAAAAAGCTGTTCCAGCTGGTGCCCATCGCCGGGATGATCTTTGGCGCCTACCTGAATCGATCGTCGATCCGCGATGTGGCGGAGGCGGGCATGATGCTCTATCAAAAGCGCAGAATCCTGCAGCGCCTCCGTGACGAGACGCATCCGCCGCCTGCCTCGCCTACTCATCCGCAGTGA
- a CDS encoding DUF1284 domain-containing protein, translated as MEPITLRGHHLLCVHGFRGMGYSPAFVAKMSEVVEKIRDVGQDFSIRVVQGLDDTCQFCPNKGENRCEASSDSEAHVQQLDQNVIQQLGIAAGEVYLKSELIRWTKERVHPDDLARLCEGCSWYSYGVCQEGIAALREGTT; from the coding sequence ATGGAACCGATAACGCTGCGCGGACATCACTTGCTGTGCGTGCACGGCTTTCGCGGAATGGGCTACAGCCCGGCGTTTGTCGCGAAGATGAGTGAAGTCGTGGAGAAAATACGGGACGTTGGGCAGGATTTTTCGATTCGTGTCGTGCAAGGTCTGGATGACACCTGCCAGTTTTGTCCCAATAAGGGAGAAAATCGCTGCGAGGCTTCCTCCGATTCGGAAGCGCATGTCCAGCAGTTGGATCAAAACGTAATCCAGCAGCTCGGGATCGCGGCAGGTGAAGTGTATCTCAAATCGGAGCTGATCCGGTGGACAAAAGAACGGGTCCATCCCGATGATCTGGCCCGCCTCTGCGAGGGCTGCTCCTGGTACTCGTACGGCGTATGCCAGGAAGGGATCGCCGCTCTGCGGGAAGGGACAACGTAG
- a CDS encoding DUF1885 family protein: MNLQSAYIYLVEGSTATEASLDDVKAKLQRYVEMTKKTGEQLGWTYGDAAFPYIVEERPEGKDSWILLRGKDPSMYKAIIVGVGKREKDGKERAYIQVSLPESATHGDKNKANEYCRYLARDYKAELHLFNNRIQYFQPRKP, from the coding sequence GTGAATCTGCAGTCAGCATACATATACTTGGTGGAAGGCTCCACAGCCACCGAAGCCTCTTTAGATGATGTCAAAGCAAAATTGCAACGCTACGTCGAAATGACCAAAAAGACAGGCGAACAGCTCGGCTGGACCTACGGGGATGCCGCTTTCCCCTATATCGTCGAAGAACGCCCGGAAGGCAAGGATTCCTGGATCCTGCTTCGCGGAAAAGATCCCAGCATGTACAAAGCTATCATCGTCGGAGTCGGCAAGCGGGAAAAAGACGGGAAAGAGAGAGCCTACATCCAAGTCTCTCTGCCAGAATCGGCCACTCACGGTGACAAGAACAAAGCCAATGAGTACTGCCGTTACCTTGCTCGTGACTATAAAGCGGAACTGCATCTCTTCAACAACCGCATCCAATATTTTCAACCACGCAAGCCATAA
- a CDS encoding GapA-binding peptide SR1P — protein sequence MGTIICQGCGQVIEHFESNQVKTLYGVCQDDCKHDNSSKQK from the coding sequence ATGGGCACGATTATTTGCCAAGGCTGCGGGCAGGTTATTGAACATTTTGAAAGCAATCAGGTGAAGACACTGTATGGCGTCTGCCAGGATGATTGCAAGCACGACAACTCTTCCAAACAAAAATAA
- a CDS encoding glycoside hydrolase family 73 protein, producing the protein MEPQTFINLVAGPARLLYPTHRIFPSITIAQAILESGWGKHVPVDAATGKYSYNLFGIKGTGPAGSVTITSREVENGKTVNRTSSFKAYFSYQQSIEDHASFLLKPVYKRVMLATTPAEAAAELEKAGYATDPQYAEKLTSLIERHQLAQYDQFAPEEQVVPVWKQELGVRALKEGLITSPDWLGKLDEPMPVWAVLAVALRLLDKQRNMP; encoded by the coding sequence GTGGAACCGCAGACCTTTATCAATCTGGTAGCAGGACCGGCCCGCCTGCTGTATCCGACCCACCGCATCTTCCCGTCCATCACGATCGCCCAAGCCATCCTCGAGTCGGGCTGGGGCAAGCACGTGCCGGTAGATGCCGCGACGGGGAAATACTCTTACAACCTGTTCGGGATCAAGGGAACCGGTCCGGCCGGTTCTGTCACGATCACGTCCCGCGAAGTAGAGAATGGCAAGACCGTGAATCGCACCTCCAGCTTCAAGGCGTACTTTTCCTACCAGCAGTCCATCGAGGACCACGCGTCCTTCCTCCTAAAGCCTGTCTACAAGCGGGTCATGCTCGCCACGACGCCGGCAGAGGCTGCGGCGGAGCTGGAAAAGGCCGGCTACGCAACAGACCCTCAATACGCGGAAAAGCTGACCTCGCTGATCGAGAGGCATCAGCTGGCACAATACGACCAGTTCGCTCCCGAAGAGCAAGTCGTTCCCGTCTGGAAACAGGAGCTGGGCGTTCGAGCGCTGAAGGAAGGATTGATCACCTCGCCCGATTGGCTGGGAAAACTGGACGAACCGATGCCGGTCTGGGCTGTGCTGGCAGTAGCCCTCCGCCTGCTGGACAAACAACGCAATATGCCTTGA
- a CDS encoding GNAT family N-acetyltransferase has product MNEPLFSLRPLRVSDAPQLLALRLENQAFLQPYEPIRSASFFTLQEQVRQLEEAEQHVEAGTGYAFGIFAESGQKLIGRVNLANVVRGAWQNCTLGYFLDRRWNGKGIMTRAVGEVVRFAFSEAGLHRIQAAVMPHNAASIKVLQHNRFRQEGLSLRYLQINGKWEDHLIFALTADE; this is encoded by the coding sequence ATGAATGAGCCGTTGTTTTCCCTACGTCCGCTGCGGGTGAGCGATGCGCCTCAACTGCTCGCCCTGCGGCTTGAGAACCAGGCGTTTTTGCAGCCGTATGAGCCGATCCGGTCCGCTTCCTTCTTCACGCTCCAGGAGCAGGTCCGGCAGCTGGAGGAGGCGGAACAACACGTGGAAGCCGGCACCGGCTACGCCTTTGGAATCTTTGCGGAGTCTGGCCAAAAGCTGATCGGCCGGGTAAACCTGGCCAATGTGGTTCGCGGCGCCTGGCAAAACTGCACGCTGGGGTATTTTCTCGACCGGCGTTGGAATGGCAAAGGCATCATGACCCGTGCTGTCGGAGAGGTCGTCCGCTTCGCTTTTTCCGAGGCGGGTCTTCACCGCATCCAGGCTGCCGTCATGCCGCATAACGCCGCTTCGATCAAAGTTCTCCAGCATAACCGCTTCCGGCAGGAAGGTCTGTCCCTGCGTTATCTGCAAATCAACGGGAAATGGGAGGATCATCTGATTTTCGCGCTCACTGCGGATGAGTAG
- a CDS encoding DUF3055 domain-containing protein — protein MERYDQLYDVAENANVRFLGFVTERSRHDFGIVYTKKFYGKPLVICMQTGQSTLLASDDAVNPDYLKKIFRLNCSEDAEMLASFFQDCLPSLPFEENQY, from the coding sequence ATGGAACGCTACGACCAATTGTACGACGTGGCCGAGAATGCCAATGTACGTTTTCTCGGTTTCGTAACGGAACGGAGCCGACACGACTTCGGGATCGTTTACACGAAAAAGTTTTACGGAAAGCCGTTGGTCATCTGTATGCAGACTGGGCAATCTACCCTTCTCGCTTCCGATGATGCGGTAAACCCGGATTATCTCAAAAAGATTTTTCGCCTGAATTGTTCCGAAGATGCAGAAATGTTGGCTTCCTTTTTCCAGGATTGCTTGCCTTCCTTGCCTTTCGAAGAGAATCAATACTAA